A stretch of Telopea speciosissima isolate NSW1024214 ecotype Mountain lineage chromosome 11, Tspe_v1, whole genome shotgun sequence DNA encodes these proteins:
- the LOC122646085 gene encoding uncharacterized protein LOC122646085, protein MSSTEIVKNRHLGFLIWQSVHSTILFLFCKIFLLSPFSNNPLSPSIFTFLSFLTFHLSLVLFSTSLLLVSSSQPDRPASIYELILFLLRFLLNSVLGGGGSPELSAPSFRSRVRTSLGFLLFVIISAASGFVSVASVCRNSEAISGLPLIGIGLRGSVFGLLYGVYYIYKQRWVLGFPIIQRPPFFSFKMGLPSAFKQALKLSTVALLCSSVLDVALPSQYKSQGTMVQFIVNQIIFYIGSSMVSFCWELCHHLHQVVHTKRYIFAPPKGSAAAETNPSEPLLAALEESTPRSLLQYLAYLDLCIICESNVDIWRRAAFFEETGETYKRVVAVCLRPLEQLTSNLGEGLEGCSGDRTDQLSHQLLSPADTRMDSKLNESFNDFQLCAWCAMTIAALTARSHSEDRFGVAQLTGCNAAVVSTLLSSLVAVEACMGKKTNVQTPHLMGPASIKWAALNTGRRDGPPSIAGKKRGGPLHAKAYAMADIIRTSIYSIVSVFHDEMLGSMKAGVLEKDWITDSKPLFGTREILVQKLGLFLDFQAN, encoded by the exons ATGTCTTCGACAGAAATCGTTAAGAACCGACATCTAGGGTTTCTGATATGGCAATCGGTCCACTCAActatcctcttcctcttctgcaAAATCTTCCTTCTCTCCCCTTTCTCTAATAACCCTCTGTCTCCTTCTATCTTcaccttcctttccttcctcacctttcatctctctctcgtcCTCTTCTCCACTTCTCTGCTCCTTGTCTCCTCTTCCCAACCTGATCGTCCTGCTTCGATTTATGAACTCATTCTGTTTCTCCTCCGATTCCTACTCAACTCGGTCCTTGGCGGAGGTGGGTCCCCGGAGCTCTCTGCTCCCAGCTTCCGCAGCCGTGTGAGAACTTCACTTGGGTTTCTGCTCTTTGTGATCATATCTGCTGCATCGGGTTTTGTTTCTGTGGCTTCTGTGTGTCGGAACTCGGAGGCTATTAGTGGGTTGCCGTTGATTGGCATAGGGTTGAGAGGGTCTGTTTTTGGATTGCTATATGGAGTTTATTACATTTATAAGCAGcgttgggttttggggtttcccATTATACAG CGTCCTCCTTTTTTCAGTTTTAAGATGGGGCTTCCTTCAGCTTTTAAACAGGCTCTAAAGTTATCTACTGTGGCTCTCCTATGTTCATCTGTGCTGGATGTGGCCCTGCCCAGTCAGTATAAGAGCCAGGGCACAATGGTGCAATTTATTGTCAATCAAATTATCTTTTACATTGGAAGCTCCATGGTTTCATTTTGTTGGGAACTATGCCATCATTTACATCAG GTGGTTCATACAAAGAGGTACATATTTGCACCACCAAAGGGGTCAGCTGCTGCAGAGACAAATCCATCTGAACCTCTCCTTGCAGCATTGGAGGAAAGTACTCCAAGATCTCTTCTGCAATATCTTGCATATCTTGATCTGTGTATAATTTGTGAGAGTAATGTTGACATATGGCGCCGGGCTGCCTTCTTTGAAGAAACTGGTGAGACTTATAAAAGAGTTGTGGCGGTATGCTTGAGGCCTCTTGAACAACTGACTTCAAACCTTGGGGAAGGCTTGGAAGGTTGTTCAGGTGATAGAACTGATCAATTATCACATCAGTTATTATCACCAGCTGATACACGAATGGATTCAAAGCTCAATGAGTCTTTCAATGACTTCCAG CTGTGTGCATGGTGTGCAATGACGATTGCAGCACTGACTGCACGTTCACACAGTGAGGATAGGTTTGGTGTGGCTCAACTTACTGGCTGTAATGCTGCTGTGGTGTCTACACTTTTGTCCTCTCTGGTTGCTGTTGAGGCATGCATGGGGAAAAAGACCAATGTGCAAACCCCACATTTAATGGGCCCAGCTAGCATCAAGTGGGCCGCATTGAACACAGGAAGAAGAGACGGACCGCCAAGTATCGCAGGTAAAAAAAGAGGTGGCCCATTGCATGCAAAGGCCTATGCCATGGCTGACATTATTAGGACATCAATCTATAGCATAGTATCTGTGTTCCATGATGAGATGCTTGGAAGCATGAAGGCAGGGGTGCTTGAGAAGGATTGGATCACTGATAGCAAGCCTCTTTTTGGGACCCGTGAGATACTTGTACAGAAACTGGGTCTTTTTCTGGATTTCCAAGCTAATTAA
- the LOC122646337 gene encoding aconitate hydratase, cytoplasmic-like translates to MRDAMNKLGCDSSKINPLVPVDLVVDHSVQVDVARSENAVKANMDLEFQRNKERFAFLKWGSTAFHNMLVVPPGSGIVHQVNLEYLDRVLFNTDGLLYADSVVGTDSHTTMIDGLGVAGWGVGGIEAEIAMLGQVCLENCQ, encoded by the exons ATGAGGGATGCTATGAACAAGCTTGGCTGTGATTCTAGCAAGATTAACCCCTTG GTTCCAGTGGATCTTGTTGTTGATCATTCCGTTCAGGTGGATGTAGCAAGATCAGAAAATGCAGTGAAGGCAAATATGGATCTTGAATTCCAGAGGAACAAGGAGAGATTTGCTTTTCTTAAATGGGGATCTACTGCTTTTCATAACATGCTTGTTGTTCCTCCAGGCTCTGGTATCGTGCATCAG GTTAACCTGGAATACCTTGATCGGGTTTTATTCAACACTGATGGCCTGCTGTACGCTGATAGTGTGGTTGGAACTGATTCCCATACAACTATGATCGATGGGTTAGGAGTTGCTGGATGGGGAGTTGGAGGAATTGAAGCAGAGATAGCAATGCTTGGCCAGGTATGTTTAGAAAATTGTCAATGA